One segment of Odontesthes bonariensis isolate fOdoBon6 chromosome 1, fOdoBon6.hap1, whole genome shotgun sequence DNA contains the following:
- the uqcrfs1 gene encoding cytochrome b-c1 complex subunit Rieske, mitochondrial has protein sequence MMSLAARSGAFYPYMQATAFAVAGPLKALVPGVVVKGEKILMNPKKTFLCRESLHGQSPKTGPVVTVSINGCAGVRFAHTDIRVPDFSDYRRQEVLDPNKSSQDSSESRRTFSYLVTGATAVVGVYSAKTVVTQFVSSMSASADVLAMSQIEIKLSDIPEGKNMTFKWRGKPLFVRHRTEKEIATEAAVDLAELRDPQHDKDRAVNPSWVIVLGVCTHLGCVPIANAGDYGGYYCPCHGSHYDASGRIRKGPAPLNLEVPFYEFPDEDTVIVG, from the exons TGCAGGCTACAGCTTTTGCAGTCGCAGGGCCACTGAAAGCTCTGGTACCTGGGGTTGTTGTGAAGGGAGAAAAAATTTTGATGAACCCGAAAAAAACCTTTCTGTGCCGTGAATCGCTACATGGTCAAAGCCCAAAGACGGGGCCTGTTGTAACAGTTAGCATCAACG GCTGTGCAGGAGTCAGATTTGCCCACACAGACATCAGGGTACCAGATTTCTCTGACTACAGGCGCCAAGAGGTGCTTGACCCCAACAAGTCATCCCAAGATAGTAGTGAATCCAGGAGAACCTTCTCTTATCTGGTCACTGGGGCCACAGCTGTAGTGGGGGTCTACTCTGCCAAAACGGTGGTCACTCAGTTTGTTTCCTCCATGAGTGCATCAGCTGATGTCCTGGCTATGTCCCAGATTGAAATCAAGCTGAGTGACATCCCTGAAGGCAAGAACATGACCTTCAAGTGGCGAGGTAAACCGTTGTTTGTCCGTCACCGCACTGAGAAGGAGATCGCTACCGAGGCTGCTGTCGACCTCGCGGAGCTGAGAGACCCTCAGCACGACAAGGACCGGGCTGTCAACCCCAGCTGGGTCATCGTTCTTGGAGTGTGTACACATCTGGGCTGCGTCCCCATTGCCAATGCTGGCGACTATGGAGGCTACTACTGCCCGTGTCACGGGTCCCACTATGATGCTTCGGGTCGCATCAGGAAAGGCCCCGCCCCCCTCAACCTGGAGGTCCCCTTTTATGAATTTCCAGATGAAGACACAGTGATCGTTGGATAA